Proteins co-encoded in one Nematostella vectensis chromosome 15, jaNemVect1.1, whole genome shotgun sequence genomic window:
- the LOC116610289 gene encoding zinc finger protein 501-like: MGEKIQEKIMSEKKHLKQPFNESQDLICKQEIKVEPELFDLKNIAEEASKALNLSEKPYECDECGMGFTQSGALGSHLRIHLGQKPYKCDECGKCFTRKTTLKRHLMIHSGEKPYKCDVCGKCFIQNADLKIHLRIHSGQKPYKCDECGKCFTRKTTLKRHLMIHSGEKPYKCDVCGKCFIQNADLKIHLRIHSGQKPYKCDECGKCFNQSGEVKIHLMTHSGQKPYKCNVCDKCFTHLGALKTHLRIHTGQKPYECDVCGKCFTRKTHLKAHLMIHSGEKPYKCDECGKCFNQSANLKTHLRIHTGQKPCKCDACGKSFNQSGALKRHLRIHSGRKPYKCDECGKCFIQNADLNIHLRIHSGQKPYKCDECGKCFIQSGEVKIHLMTHSGQKPYKCNVCDKGFTRHADLNRHLRIHSGQKPFKCDECGKCFTRKTTLKTHLMIHSG, encoded by the coding sequence ATGGGAGAGAAAATTCAAGAGAAAATCATGTCGGAGAAGAAACATTTAAAGCAACCTTTTAATGAAAGCCAAGATTTGATCTGCAAGCAGGAAATAAAAGTTGAGCCAGAACTATTCGATTTGAAAAATATTGCAGAGGAAGCATCAAAAGCATTGAAtttatctgagaaaccatatgaatgtgatgaatgtggcatGGGTTTTACCCAATCTGGAGCCCTGGGGAGTCACCTAAGGATTCACTTAGGACAGAAACCAtacaaatgtgatgaatgtggcaagTGCTTTACCCGAAAAACAACTCTGAAGAGACACCTAATGATTCACTCAGGAGAAAAACCATACAAATGTGATGTGTGTGGCAAATGCTTTATCCAAAATGCAGACCTGAAGATACACCTAAGGATTCACTCAGGACAGAAACCAtacaaatgtgatgaatgtggcaagTGCTTCACCCGAAAAACAACTCTGAAGAGACACCTAATGATTCACTCAGGAGAAAAACCATACAAATGTGATGTGTGTGGCAAATGCTTTATCCAAAATGCAGACCTGAAGATACACCTAAGAATTCACTCAGGACAGAAACCAtacaaatgtgatgaatgtggcaagTGCTTTAACCAATCTGGAGAAGTGAAAATACACTTAATGACGCACTCAGGACAAAAGCCATACAAATGTAATGTGTGTGACAAGTGCTTTACCCATTTGGGAGCCCTTAAAACACACCTTAGGATTCACACAGGACAGAAACCATATGAATGCGATGTATGTGGCAAATGCTTTACCCGAAAAACACACCTGAAGGCACACCTAATGATTCACTCAGGAGAAAAACCAtacaaatgtgatgaatgtggcaagTGCTTCAACCAATCTGCAAACCTGAAAACACACCTAAGGATTCACACAGGACAGAAACCATGCAAATGTGATGCATGTGGGAAGTCCTTTAACCAATCTGGGGCCCTGAAGAGGCACCTAAGGATTCACTCAGGacggaaaccatacaaatgtgatgaatgtggcaaATGCTTTATCCAAAATGCAGACCTGAATATACACCTAAGAATTCACTCAGGACAGAAACCAtacaaatgtgatgaatgtggcaagTGCTTTATCCAATCTGGAGAAGTGAAAATACACTTAATGACGCACTCAGGACAAAAACCATACAAATGTAATGTGTGTGACAAAGGCTTTACCCGACATGCAGACCTAAATAGACACCTAAGAATTCACTCTGGACAGAAACCATtcaaatgtgatgaatgtggcaagTGCTTTACCCGAAAAACAACTCTGAAGACGCACCTAATGATTCATTCAGGATAG